One stretch of Burkholderia oklahomensis C6786 DNA includes these proteins:
- a CDS encoding NADPH-dependent 2,4-dienoyl-CoA reductase has product MTHYPHLTAPLELGFTSLKNRVLMGSMHVGLEEAPNGFERMAAFYAERARGEAGLIVTGGIAPNERGRMVPGGSMLTTEEEAERHRVVTRAVHDADGKIAMQILHFGRYAYHPALVAPSALKAPINRFTPHPLSASEVEATIDDFARCAALAQYAGYDGVEIMGSEGYLINAFIAACTNHRDDEWGGSYENRMRFPVEIVRRVRERVGPRFIIIYRLSMLDLVEGGSTLDEVIRLAQAIEAAGATILNTGIGWHEARIPTIATKVPRAAYAWVTKRLVGKVGIPLIATNRINTPDVAERLLADGYCDMVSMARPFLADSQFVRKAREGRADEINTCIGCNQACLDHIFSGKITSCLVNPRACHETELVIEPAATRKRIAVVGAGPAGLSFAVTAAERGHDVELFEASSEIGGQFNIAKKVPGKEEFHETLRYFQRQIELRGVKLHLNTRVDVARLAGGGFDEIVLATGVVPRLPDIDGIDRANVLGYLDVLRDGMPVGANVAVIGAGGIGFDVSEYLTQTGESASVAPPKFYSEWGIDVGYEGRGGVRMPHVEAAPRNVHLLQRKASKVGDGLGKTTGWIHRTSLKARRVAMSSSVSYERIDDAGLHVRIDGEPQTLAVDSVVVCAGQEPRRELYDGLRAAGCSVHLIGGAHVAAELDAKRAILQGTTLAASI; this is encoded by the coding sequence ATGACCCACTATCCCCACCTGACGGCTCCGCTGGAGCTCGGTTTCACGTCGTTGAAGAATCGCGTATTGATGGGCTCGATGCACGTCGGGCTCGAGGAGGCGCCAAACGGCTTCGAGCGCATGGCCGCGTTCTACGCGGAGCGCGCGCGCGGCGAGGCCGGGCTCATCGTCACGGGCGGGATCGCGCCGAACGAGCGGGGCCGGATGGTACCGGGCGGCTCGATGCTCACGACCGAAGAGGAGGCGGAACGCCATCGGGTCGTCACGCGCGCGGTGCACGACGCCGACGGCAAGATCGCGATGCAGATCCTGCATTTCGGCCGCTACGCGTATCACCCGGCGCTCGTCGCGCCGAGCGCGCTGAAGGCGCCGATCAACAGGTTCACGCCGCATCCGCTGTCGGCAAGCGAGGTCGAAGCGACGATCGACGACTTCGCGCGCTGCGCGGCGCTCGCGCAGTACGCGGGCTACGACGGCGTCGAGATCATGGGCTCCGAGGGCTATCTGATCAACGCGTTCATCGCCGCGTGCACGAACCATCGCGACGACGAATGGGGCGGCTCGTACGAGAACCGCATGCGCTTTCCGGTCGAGATCGTGCGGCGCGTGCGCGAACGGGTCGGGCCGCGCTTCATCATCATCTACCGGCTGTCGATGCTCGATCTCGTCGAAGGCGGCTCGACGCTCGACGAAGTGATCCGGCTCGCGCAGGCGATCGAGGCGGCCGGCGCGACGATCCTGAACACCGGGATCGGCTGGCACGAGGCGCGCATCCCGACGATCGCGACGAAGGTGCCGCGCGCCGCGTATGCGTGGGTGACGAAGCGGCTCGTCGGCAAGGTCGGCATCCCGCTTATCGCGACGAACCGGATCAACACGCCCGACGTCGCCGAGCGGCTGCTCGCCGACGGCTATTGCGACATGGTGTCGATGGCGCGGCCGTTCCTCGCCGATTCGCAGTTCGTGCGCAAGGCGCGCGAGGGGCGCGCGGACGAGATCAATACCTGCATCGGCTGCAACCAGGCGTGTCTCGACCACATCTTCAGCGGCAAGATCACGTCGTGCCTCGTCAATCCGCGCGCGTGCCACGAGACCGAGCTCGTGATCGAGCCCGCCGCGACGCGCAAGCGGATCGCGGTCGTCGGCGCGGGGCCGGCGGGGCTGAGCTTTGCCGTCACGGCAGCCGAGCGCGGGCACGACGTCGAATTGTTCGAAGCGTCGTCCGAGATCGGCGGACAGTTCAACATCGCAAAGAAGGTGCCCGGCAAGGAGGAATTCCACGAGACGCTGCGCTATTTCCAACGGCAGATCGAGTTGCGCGGCGTGAAGCTGCATCTGAATACGCGCGTCGACGTCGCGCGGCTCGCGGGCGGCGGCTTCGACGAAATCGTGCTCGCGACGGGCGTCGTGCCGCGCCTGCCCGACATCGACGGCATCGATCGCGCGAACGTGCTCGGCTATCTCGACGTGTTGCGCGACGGCATGCCGGTCGGCGCGAACGTCGCGGTGATCGGCGCGGGCGGGATCGGCTTCGACGTCAGCGAGTATCTGACGCAAACGGGCGAAAGCGCGAGCGTCGCGCCGCCCAAGTTCTATTCGGAATGGGGCATCGACGTCGGCTACGAAGGGCGCGGCGGCGTGCGCATGCCGCATGTCGAGGCCGCGCCGCGCAACGTGCATCTGCTGCAGCGCAAGGCGTCGAAGGTCGGCGACGGACTCGGCAAGACGACGGGCTGGATTCATCGGACGTCGCTGAAGGCGCGGCGCGTCGCGATGTCGTCGAGCGTGTCGTACGAGCGGATCGACGACGCGGGGCTGCATGTGCGGATCGACGGCGAGCCGCAGACGCTCGCCGTCGACAGCGTCGTCGTCTGCGCGGGCCAGGAGCCGCGGCGCGAACTGTACGACGGCCTGCGAGCGGCCGGCTGCTCGGTGCATCTGATCGGCGGCGCGCACGTCGCCGCGGAGCTCGACGCGAAGCGCGCGATCCTGCAGGGCACGACGCTCGCCGCGTCGATCTGA
- a CDS encoding PadR family transcriptional regulator — MSLPHALLTSLAERPGSGSELTRRFDRSIGYFWHATHQQIYRELARLEDEGWVESTPVEQARGRKRAYRILPAGRKELKRWIALHDDPKPLRDELMIRLRAEAVVGPTGLADEIRRRLELHRQKLAVYREIEARDFAHDMGTKDRRLQHLVLHAGIMQESLSIELMQHALDILSMPDEKPKRRSA; from the coding sequence ATGTCCCTGCCGCACGCGCTGCTCACCTCCCTCGCCGAACGCCCGGGCTCCGGCTCCGAGCTGACGCGTCGCTTCGACCGCTCGATCGGCTACTTCTGGCACGCGACTCATCAGCAGATCTATCGCGAGCTCGCGCGGCTCGAGGACGAAGGCTGGGTCGAGTCGACGCCTGTCGAGCAGGCGCGCGGTCGCAAGCGCGCGTACCGGATCCTGCCGGCGGGCCGCAAGGAGCTGAAGCGCTGGATCGCGCTGCACGACGATCCGAAGCCGCTGCGCGACGAGCTGATGATCCGGCTGCGCGCGGAGGCGGTCGTCGGGCCGACCGGGCTCGCCGACGAAATCAGGCGGCGGCTCGAGCTGCATCGGCAAAAGCTCGCGGTCTATCGCGAGATCGAGGCGCGCGATTTCGCGCACGACATGGGCACGAAGGATCGGCGCTTGCAGCATCTCGTGCTGCACGCCGGGATCATGCAGGAGAGCCTGAGCATCGAGCTGATGCAGCATGCGCTGGACATTCTGTCGATGCCGGACGAGAAGCCGAAGCGGCGAAGCGCGTGA
- a CDS encoding hydroxyethylthiazole kinase, with the protein MKSISWNTPSVRHELAALKQAAPFVYGLTNYVAANLSANALLAVGAAPAIGAAADWPARFGAGAGALWINTAALMSSGADTLRAAARAAAEAGTRWVLDPVAVGAGAPEYDAIVRDLLAFKPTVIRGNASELIALAGGAAAGKGVDTTASSESALAFIGDLARRSGAIVAVSGPTDYVTDGVDTLAIAGGDARLTRVTGAGCALGALIAALLAQRGAPLLATGAAHAIYAIAAERAADARGTASFGVRFVDELSLLDPAE; encoded by the coding sequence ATGAAATCGATCTCCTGGAATACGCCGTCCGTCCGCCACGAGTTGGCCGCGCTCAAGCAAGCCGCGCCGTTCGTCTATGGGCTCACGAACTACGTCGCGGCGAATCTGAGCGCCAATGCATTGCTCGCCGTCGGCGCGGCGCCCGCGATCGGCGCGGCGGCCGACTGGCCCGCGCGCTTCGGCGCCGGCGCCGGCGCGCTGTGGATCAACACCGCGGCGCTGATGAGCAGCGGCGCCGACACGCTGCGTGCGGCCGCGCGCGCCGCCGCGGAAGCGGGCACGCGCTGGGTGCTCGATCCGGTCGCGGTCGGCGCGGGCGCGCCCGAATACGACGCGATCGTGCGCGATCTGCTCGCGTTCAAGCCGACCGTGATCCGCGGCAACGCGAGCGAGCTGATCGCGCTCGCGGGCGGCGCCGCGGCCGGCAAAGGCGTCGACACGACTGCGAGCTCGGAAAGCGCGCTCGCGTTCATCGGCGATCTCGCGCGGCGCAGCGGCGCGATCGTCGCGGTAAGCGGGCCGACCGACTATGTGACGGACGGCGTCGACACGCTCGCGATCGCAGGCGGCGACGCGCGCTTGACGCGCGTGACGGGAGCCGGATGCGCGCTCGGCGCGTTGATCGCGGCGCTCCTTGCGCAACGCGGTGCGCCGCTGCTCGCGACGGGAGCGGCGCATGCGATCTATGCGATTGCCGCGGAGCGTGCGGCGGATGCGCGCGGCACCGCTTCGTTCGGCGTACGGTTCGTTGACGAATTGTCGTTGCTCGACCCGGCCGAATAA
- a CDS encoding TauD/TfdA family dioxygenase, producing the protein MLTLTSSISAQSLRQPFDSTLPLTEVTLPVRSPCTMTDDEISDMIGTFNRYGFVILDCESSERENLLALKPLLGNAAPHKRADADGVVPINAFKPVAGHIDSSHEAHLPHTDGAFSDAPERIITLQCVRPSQEGGLSTLSSAKAAYRHIVERYGDVAPLTHADALTIERTTQKSTAAVFKPEDDGWSIKFRMNDGAATATPAPAAADMYGSLARFLTDPDNVLLFPLEPGQILIGDNTAVTHGRTRYPPDQRRNMRRLNFDGCGALEREFVFGFGED; encoded by the coding sequence ATGTTGACTCTGACTTCCAGCATTTCTGCGCAATCGCTTCGTCAACCGTTCGACAGCACGTTGCCGCTGACCGAAGTGACGCTACCCGTCCGCTCTCCCTGCACGATGACCGACGACGAGATCTCCGACATGATCGGAACCTTCAATCGTTACGGCTTCGTGATCCTCGACTGCGAGTCGTCGGAAAGGGAGAACCTGCTCGCGCTCAAGCCGCTGCTCGGCAACGCCGCGCCGCATAAGCGCGCGGATGCCGACGGCGTCGTCCCCATAAACGCGTTCAAGCCGGTCGCCGGACACATCGATTCGTCGCACGAAGCGCATCTGCCGCATACGGACGGCGCATTCTCGGACGCGCCCGAACGGATCATCACGCTGCAATGCGTGAGACCGTCGCAGGAAGGCGGACTGTCGACGCTGTCGAGCGCGAAGGCCGCGTATCGTCACATCGTCGAGCGCTACGGCGACGTCGCGCCGCTCACGCACGCCGACGCACTGACGATCGAGCGCACGACGCAAAAGAGCACGGCGGCCGTGTTCAAGCCGGAAGACGACGGCTGGTCGATCAAGTTCCGGATGAACGACGGCGCCGCCACCGCGACGCCCGCACCCGCCGCCGCCGACATGTACGGCAGCCTCGCGCGCTTCCTGACCGATCCGGACAACGTGCTGCTGTTTCCGCTCGAGCCCGGGCAGATCCTGATCGGCGACAACACTGCGGTCACGCATGGACGCACCCGCTATCCGCCCGACCAGCGCCGCAACATGCGCCGTCTGAATTTCGACGGCTGCGGCGCGCTCGAACGCGAGTTCGTCTTCGGCTTCGGCGAAGACTGA
- a CDS encoding MFS transporter, producing MSSITAPSWGELLSGRNGLRSIALAGGVALHAINIYIATTILPSVVRDIGGLEYYAWNTTLFMAASIIGAPLSANVLSRFGPRAAYLVALVVFCAGTLACAGAKDMPWMLVGRFAQGFGGGILFALSYALIRIVFDERLWSRAMAMVSGMWGVATLCGPAIGGIFAQSGTWRLAFVALVPVAVLLALIVIVQLPAREAAGAQAARPAIGKILLLAVSVLVVSVASLSKEIVANVAGVAAGLAIAVLIARFERGAAIRLLPTGAYDVRAPLGAIYACMSLLVIGMTTEIFVPYFLQIVHGYPPLLAGYLTALMAAGWTVGSLFSSGRSARTAQALVRGGPLLVALALVALAIVVPPRHLLGAGPGLALLCAALAAVGVGIGVGWPHLLTQVLTSAPAGQEDLASTSITTVQLYATAIGSALAGLVANLAGFTEPGGLAGAQHAAAWLFAVFAAAPVLAALVARRVRTR from the coding sequence ATGAGTTCCATCACCGCCCCTTCGTGGGGAGAACTGCTGTCCGGCCGCAACGGCTTGCGCTCGATCGCGCTCGCAGGAGGCGTCGCGCTGCACGCGATCAACATCTATATCGCGACGACGATCCTGCCTTCGGTCGTGCGCGACATCGGCGGACTCGAGTACTACGCATGGAACACCACGCTGTTCATGGCCGCCTCGATCATCGGCGCGCCGCTGTCCGCGAACGTGCTCAGCCGTTTCGGACCGCGCGCCGCCTATCTCGTCGCGCTCGTCGTGTTCTGCGCGGGCACGCTCGCGTGCGCGGGCGCGAAGGACATGCCATGGATGCTCGTCGGCCGCTTTGCGCAGGGCTTCGGCGGCGGCATCCTGTTCGCGCTCAGCTATGCGCTGATCCGCATCGTGTTCGACGAGCGCCTGTGGTCGCGCGCGATGGCGATGGTGTCCGGCATGTGGGGCGTCGCGACGCTGTGCGGGCCCGCGATCGGCGGGATCTTCGCGCAATCGGGCACCTGGCGGCTCGCGTTCGTCGCGCTCGTGCCGGTCGCCGTCCTGCTCGCGCTGATCGTGATCGTCCAGTTGCCCGCGCGCGAAGCGGCGGGCGCACAGGCTGCGCGGCCCGCGATCGGCAAGATCCTGCTGCTCGCGGTGTCGGTGCTCGTCGTGTCGGTTGCGAGCCTGTCGAAGGAGATCGTCGCGAACGTCGCGGGCGTCGCCGCGGGCCTCGCGATCGCCGTGCTGATCGCGCGCTTCGAGCGCGGCGCGGCGATCCGGCTGCTGCCGACGGGCGCGTATGACGTTCGCGCGCCGCTCGGCGCGATCTACGCGTGCATGAGCCTGCTCGTGATCGGGATGACGACCGAGATCTTCGTGCCGTACTTCCTGCAGATCGTCCACGGCTACCCGCCGCTCCTCGCCGGCTATCTGACCGCATTGATGGCGGCGGGCTGGACCGTCGGCTCGCTGTTCAGCTCCGGGCGCAGCGCGCGCACCGCACAGGCGCTCGTGCGCGGCGGGCCGCTCCTCGTCGCGCTCGCGCTCGTCGCGCTCGCGATCGTCGTGCCGCCGCGGCATCTGCTGGGCGCGGGCCCCGGCCTCGCGCTGCTGTGCGCGGCGCTCGCGGCGGTGGGCGTCGGCATCGGCGTCGGCTGGCCGCATCTGCTCACGCAAGTGCTGACGAGCGCGCCGGCCGGCCAGGAGGATCTCGCGTCGACGTCGATCACGACCGTCCAGCTCTATGCGACCGCGATCGGCTCCGCGCTCGCCGGCCTCGTCGCGAACCTCGCCGGCTTCACGGAGCCGGGCGGCCTCGCCGGCGCGCAGCACGCGGCCGCGTGGCTCTTCGCCGTGTTCGCGGCGGCGCCCGTGCTCGCCGCGCTCGTCGCGCGCCGCGTGCGCACCCGATGA
- a CDS encoding DUF2165 domain-containing protein produces MSPLTDIDLFKSLHAFAIAGWATVVTINNVQTFAATTGTVGRTMSMALLKQDPPVDTPLLRRASTSRGLHRAALAIIVLLQALTAIAMWGGVYLLLTTPAPHAAALPWLDAGATGFAACALVLLLGGLWYGYWIRQEGLQLTHIALVVWSIAAYLLFHLGTTT; encoded by the coding sequence ATGAGCCCGCTGACCGACATCGATCTGTTCAAGAGCCTGCACGCGTTCGCGATCGCCGGATGGGCGACGGTCGTCACGATCAACAACGTGCAGACGTTCGCCGCGACGACGGGCACCGTCGGCCGCACGATGAGCATGGCGCTGCTCAAGCAGGACCCGCCCGTCGACACGCCGCTGTTGCGCCGCGCGAGCACGTCGCGCGGCCTGCACCGGGCCGCGCTCGCGATCATCGTGCTGCTGCAGGCGCTCACCGCGATCGCGATGTGGGGCGGCGTCTACCTGCTGCTGACGACGCCGGCGCCGCACGCGGCCGCGTTGCCGTGGCTCGACGCCGGCGCGACCGGCTTCGCCGCGTGCGCGCTCGTGCTGCTGCTCGGCGGCCTGTGGTACGGCTACTGGATACGCCAGGAAGGTCTGCAATTGACGCATATCGCGCTCGTCGTCTGGTCGATCGCCGCCTACCTGCTGTTCCACCTCGGTACGACAACTTGA
- a CDS encoding VOC family protein, translated as MLVFELINLDVNPADAEQITRTLSTQCTAAGYRLRAPQADGTAPDGVFVLSRTASPAANAERAGPAGWAAAAQIHVDPAGTDGEAPAVWREGHPSAFCYPLALELKTADASSELARDWLASFATFTACIKMWRRLRDEPEQGRPRELRVNHINILARDLDKSVDFYRRIFGAAYCYNLGPKKVVMELNGFDFFIEQANVVAYPPGYHFGVRSDPDGVRSIAELVEADGGIKIVKGNGPAPGYHAGPDRVRTAFYFQDPDGLEIEVYSPEIEMLESNPHLISQHLSPS; from the coding sequence ATGCTCGTCTTCGAACTGATCAATCTCGACGTCAATCCCGCCGATGCGGAACAGATCACGCGCACGCTGTCCACGCAATGCACGGCGGCCGGCTACCGGCTGCGCGCGCCGCAGGCGGACGGCACCGCGCCCGACGGCGTGTTCGTGCTGTCGCGCACGGCTTCGCCGGCGGCGAACGCCGAGCGCGCCGGCCCGGCCGGCTGGGCGGCCGCCGCGCAGATCCACGTCGATCCGGCCGGCACGGACGGCGAAGCGCCCGCGGTCTGGCGCGAGGGCCATCCGAGCGCGTTTTGCTATCCGCTCGCGCTCGAGCTGAAGACGGCCGACGCATCGTCCGAGCTCGCGCGCGACTGGCTCGCGAGCTTCGCGACCTTCACCGCGTGCATCAAGATGTGGCGCCGGCTGCGCGACGAGCCCGAGCAAGGCCGGCCGCGCGAATTGCGCGTGAACCACATCAACATCCTCGCCCGCGATCTCGACAAATCGGTCGATTTCTACCGCCGAATCTTCGGAGCGGCTTACTGCTACAACCTCGGTCCGAAGAAGGTTGTAATGGAGCTGAACGGCTTCGATTTCTTCATCGAGCAGGCGAACGTGGTCGCCTACCCGCCCGGCTACCACTTCGGCGTGCGCTCGGATCCGGACGGCGTCAGGTCGATCGCCGAACTCGTCGAGGCGGACGGCGGCATCAAGATCGTCAAGGGCAACGGCCCGGCGCCCGGCTATCACGCAGGCCCGGACCGCGTGCGCACCGCCTTCTACTTCCAGGACCCCGACGGGCTCGAAATCGAAGTCTATTCCCCGGAGATCGAGATGCTCGAGAGCAATCCTCACCTGATCTCGCAGCATCTGTCGCCATCCTGA
- a CDS encoding helix-turn-helix transcriptional regulator, translating into MTCFVDQLKLIFDHYPGLWGCQDRQSRFIHVNDAFARVVGVRNPRELENKSAFDLPCGSSNCADQFQAQDREVRETGRAIKVLDVHPYASDVWMAFVFTKIPLVDRNQEIVGTIFHAAELSQIDMITLGRVIGDSYAGKRVGDPVEQGSYRIDSPKDALALTERERQVLFFLARNKTAKDIANILGLSVRTIEQYMENLRCKFSASSKNELIDIAAGAGYCNRIPQSLLRNQLSVVLERAAPPMPAGVLAAAKPPAVVAML; encoded by the coding sequence ATGACTTGCTTCGTTGACCAGCTGAAGTTGATTTTCGATCATTATCCCGGTCTTTGGGGCTGCCAGGACCGCCAGTCGCGATTCATACACGTCAACGACGCGTTCGCCAGAGTGGTCGGCGTGCGCAATCCGCGCGAACTCGAGAACAAATCCGCATTCGATCTGCCGTGCGGCTCGTCGAATTGTGCGGACCAATTCCAGGCGCAGGACCGCGAGGTCCGCGAAACCGGCCGGGCGATCAAGGTGCTCGACGTCCATCCGTATGCATCGGACGTCTGGATGGCGTTCGTCTTCACGAAGATCCCGCTCGTCGACAGGAACCAGGAGATCGTCGGCACGATCTTTCACGCGGCGGAGCTGTCGCAGATCGACATGATCACGCTCGGCCGCGTGATCGGCGATTCGTATGCGGGCAAGCGGGTCGGCGATCCCGTCGAGCAGGGCTCGTACCGGATCGATTCGCCGAAGGACGCGCTCGCGCTGACCGAGCGCGAGCGGCAGGTGCTGTTTTTTCTCGCGCGCAACAAGACGGCGAAGGACATCGCAAACATCCTCGGCCTGTCGGTGCGGACGATCGAGCAATATATGGAAAACCTGCGTTGCAAGTTCTCCGCGTCGAGCAAGAACGAACTGATCGATATCGCGGCGGGCGCCGGCTATTGCAACCGCATTCCGCAGTCGCTGCTGCGCAATCAGCTGTCGGTCGTGCTCGAGCGCGCGGCGCCGCCGATGCCTGCCGGCGTGCTGGCGGCCGCCAAGCCGCCAGCCGTCGTTGCGATGCTTTAG
- a CDS encoding nuclear transport factor 2 family protein, giving the protein MTSIPAGVQPAVRPSLERWHAMVAARDMTGLADIADPNAVFRSPVAHSAYAGAPALVLAIGTVVKVFDDFAYHRQLATDDGLNVVLEFSARVGDRQLKGVDLIRFDEHGKIVEFEVMVRPASGLQALGAEMAARIGARLPEFKANV; this is encoded by the coding sequence ATGACTTCGATTCCCGCCGGCGTGCAGCCGGCCGTGCGGCCGTCGCTCGAGCGCTGGCACGCGATGGTCGCGGCGCGCGACATGACCGGCCTTGCCGACATCGCCGATCCGAACGCGGTGTTCCGTTCGCCGGTCGCGCACTCGGCCTATGCGGGCGCGCCGGCGCTCGTGCTCGCGATCGGCACGGTCGTGAAGGTGTTCGACGATTTCGCCTATCACCGGCAGCTCGCGACCGACGACGGCCTGAACGTCGTGCTCGAGTTCAGCGCGCGAGTCGGCGACAGGCAGTTGAAGGGCGTCGATCTGATCCGCTTCGACGAGCACGGCAAGATCGTCGAATTCGAGGTGATGGTGCGACCGGCAAGCGGCCTGCAGGCGCTCGGCGCGGAAATGGCGGCGCGCATCGGCGCGCGGCTGCCCGAGTTCAAGGCGAATGTGTGA
- a CDS encoding DUF6687 family protein, whose translation MTTLLPVHDGDHVVQFDDDVAARLDGFELRLLAGRIVAIRDNQFIDLQNLIAGSGAVTRDGNPYDLRRRNLGALHYDFGRHGELELRDAATDGAGLAAALAPRTAVAPPPPIEAVRLASGDRLAFLPFEHARDVPNISADATHNAATRITLSHWPANRTPARYKANLSTESVLRFVPEWVDDPDIRHVTTDHFDLDGLSSVYGLIAPGHALRHQALLVDVARFGDFARGRSAPARRLAFALNTVVAQASRDIGTPRDESTRIALVFRALLPALRDLLDAPSIPDALWRDADQHHAATEALLDHPDATLEQHPELDLAVFRLPALDALRGCASQRYFGLSPIGFHNRTPLSTVALVAHGDVVVHQRYEGWVERVSAAPRPRRDLSIFVRALQAADARARRWQYDGVQHIMPRLGHDGTRPSGIPAETIVRELKRLLAVAPAAWQPTPTADRNAGAPIARVEGGALG comes from the coding sequence ATGACGACCCTTCTTCCCGTCCACGACGGCGATCACGTCGTGCAGTTCGACGACGACGTCGCCGCCCGGCTCGACGGCTTCGAGCTGCGGCTGCTCGCGGGCCGCATCGTCGCGATCCGCGACAACCAGTTCATCGATTTGCAAAACCTGATCGCGGGCAGCGGCGCCGTCACGCGCGACGGCAATCCGTACGACCTGCGGCGCCGCAATCTCGGCGCGCTCCATTACGACTTCGGCCGCCACGGCGAGCTCGAACTGCGCGATGCCGCCACCGACGGCGCAGGCCTTGCCGCCGCGCTCGCGCCGCGGACCGCTGTCGCGCCGCCGCCGCCGATCGAGGCGGTCCGGCTCGCGTCCGGCGACCGCCTCGCGTTCCTGCCGTTCGAGCACGCGCGCGACGTGCCGAACATCTCCGCGGACGCAACCCACAACGCGGCGACGCGGATCACGCTGTCGCACTGGCCGGCGAACCGCACGCCCGCGCGCTACAAGGCGAACCTGTCGACCGAGAGCGTGCTGCGTTTCGTGCCCGAGTGGGTCGACGATCCCGACATACGGCATGTGACGACCGATCACTTCGACCTCGACGGGCTCTCGTCGGTGTACGGGCTGATCGCGCCCGGCCATGCGTTGCGCCATCAGGCGCTGCTCGTCGACGTCGCGCGCTTCGGCGATTTCGCGCGCGGCCGCTCGGCCCCCGCGCGCCGGCTCGCATTCGCGCTGAATACGGTCGTCGCGCAAGCGTCACGCGACATCGGCACGCCACGCGACGAGAGCACGCGCATCGCGCTCGTCTTTCGCGCGCTGCTGCCGGCGCTGCGCGATCTGCTCGACGCGCCGTCGATCCCCGATGCGCTGTGGCGCGACGCGGACCAGCATCACGCGGCGACGGAAGCGCTGCTCGACCATCCGGACGCGACGCTCGAGCAGCATCCGGAACTCGATCTCGCGGTGTTTCGCTTGCCGGCCTTGGACGCGCTCCGAGGATGCGCGTCGCAGCGCTACTTCGGCCTGTCGCCGATCGGCTTTCACAACCGGACGCCGCTGTCGACGGTCGCGCTCGTCGCGCACGGCGACGTCGTCGTGCATCAGCGCTACGAGGGATGGGTCGAGCGCGTGTCGGCGGCGCCGCGGCCGCGGCGCGATCTGTCGATCTTCGTGCGCGCGCTGCAAGCGGCCGACGCGCGCGCGCGCCGCTGGCAATACGACGGCGTGCAACACATCATGCCGCGGCTCGGCCACGACGGCACCCGGCCGAGCGGCATTCCGGCGGAAACGATCGTGCGCGAGCTGAAGCGCCTGCTCGCGGTCGCGCCCGCCGCGTGGCAGCCGACGCCCACGGCCGACCGAAACGCCGGCGCGCCGATCGCTCGCGTCGAGGGTGGCGCGCTCGGCTAA